A region of Sulfurovum sp. DNA encodes the following proteins:
- the soxZ gene encoding thiosulfate oxidation carrier complex protein SoxZ, translating into MGNMKIKAKLKNDVINVKAIAKHDMLTYDQAKKKGKEANFITHITAKVGDTIVYDVSTSQFLAKNPLFKFKFKGAKKGDKLTITWVDLSGNTISGTKKIK; encoded by the coding sequence ATGGGTAATATGAAAATTAAAGCAAAGCTTAAAAATGACGTAATCAACGTTAAAGCGATTGCAAAGCATGATATGTTGACATATGATCAAGCAAAAAAGAAGGGGAAGGAGGCAAATTTTATCACACATATTACTGCAAAAGTTGGTGATACAATTGTTTATGATGTTTCTACAAGCCAATTCCTCGCCAAGAACCCACTGTTTAAGTTTAAGTTCAAGGGTGCCAAGAAGGGCGATAAACTTACTATTACTTGGGTTGACTTGTCAGGAAATACTATTTCTGGAACTAAAAAAATTAAGTAA
- the rpsT gene encoding 30S ribosomal protein S20: MAHHKSAKKRILQTAKRTERNRYYRTRFKNIIKAVHEAVEVGNKSVATEAFKLANKKIHALVSKGFIKKQTAARKVSRLHKMVNKLEAA; the protein is encoded by the coding sequence ATGGCACACCATAAGTCAGCAAAAAAACGTATTTTGCAAACAGCAAAGAGAACAGAAAGAAATAGATACTATAGAACACGTTTTAAAAATATTATCAAAGCTGTTCATGAAGCAGTAGAAGTTGGCAACAAATCAGTAGCAACAGAAGCATTTAAGCTTGCCAATAAGAAAATCCATGCACTTGTCAGCAAAGGATTTATTAAAAAGCAAACTGCTGCAAGAAAAGTAAGTCGTCTTCACAAAATGGTCAATAAACTTGAGGCTGCATAA
- a CDS encoding c-type cytochrome, giving the protein MATSVTLFAKSSTATIYTDSSRVYSNGKKVIDGGTTYPIQNKKTSAYFVNEKAHKTSFKLGRAATADEIEAWDIDVMPDGTGLPEGKGTVEEGDALYETKCASCHFDFGTGGSGYPALQKGNAYEGHKSMLFQRVGGNDEGPIRVFGTYWPYASTLWWYIKTGMPHPAPLSLTDDEVYAICAYILSVNEIKIDDEELDDEYELNREKFLKIKMPNVDGFIPEIRGKNGLENTRKFYNNFANYGNGTRCMKNCFKGKPKLARISGSGISDYQPPLSNKKDLPKKKAGSGSEHPGKKAYEASCSVCHATDAMGAPMVGDKKAWKTVLKKGIDKVQHNAIQGINGMPPKGGTSLPDEEIKQIIDYMIKKSK; this is encoded by the coding sequence ATGGCTACATCGGTAACTTTATTTGCTAAAAGCAGTACAGCAACAATTTATACAGATTCTTCTCGAGTTTATTCAAATGGCAAAAAGGTTATTGATGGTGGTACGACGTATCCTATCCAAAATAAAAAGACTTCCGCATATTTTGTAAATGAGAAAGCACACAAAACCTCTTTTAAACTTGGAAGAGCAGCAACTGCTGATGAGATTGAAGCATGGGATATTGATGTAATGCCTGATGGTACTGGTCTTCCAGAAGGAAAAGGTACAGTTGAAGAGGGTGATGCACTCTACGAGACGAAGTGTGCGTCATGCCACTTTGACTTTGGTACAGGTGGTTCAGGTTATCCCGCACTTCAGAAAGGGAATGCCTATGAAGGGCATAAGTCTATGCTCTTTCAGCGTGTAGGTGGCAATGATGAAGGTCCTATTCGTGTCTTCGGTACATATTGGCCATATGCGAGTACACTTTGGTGGTATATCAAAACAGGTATGCCACATCCTGCACCACTTTCGCTGACAGATGATGAGGTTTATGCAATTTGTGCCTATATTCTTTCAGTTAACGAAATAAAAATTGATGATGAAGAACTTGATGACGAGTATGAACTTAATAGAGAGAAGTTCCTTAAGATAAAAATGCCAAATGTTGATGGATTTATTCCTGAGATACGTGGTAAAAATGGTTTAGAAAATACACGTAAATTCTATAATAATTTTGCAAACTATGGTAACGGTACCCGCTGTATGAAGAACTGTTTTAAAGGGAAACCTAAATTAGCAAGAATTTCAGGCTCAGGGATTAGTGATTATCAGCCCCCTCTTTCAAACAAGAAAGACCTCCCTAAGAAAAAAGCAGGGTCTGGTAGTGAGCATCCAGGCAAGAAGGCCTATGAGGCATCATGCTCTGTATGTCATGCAACAGATGCAATGGGTGCACCGATGGTAGGTGATAAGAAGGCATGGAAAACTGTTTTGAAAAAAGGAATAGATAAAGTGCAGCATAACGCTATTCAAGGTATTAATGGTATGCCTCCTAAAGGAGGAACATCTTTACCTGATGAGGAGATTAAGCAGATTATAGACTATATGATAAAAAAGTCGAAGTAA
- a CDS encoding MOSC domain-containing protein, with translation MQEVGTIYALFVSQEGLSKPITKADILLKKQGILEDKHYGSIPERTVLIASLESYKIVKNKTGIEMTHGYLGENILIDYNPYHLLSGTQLHIGTVVLEISKNCTLCNHLAALDKRIPKLLKKDRGIFAKVVEEGSIKIGDKVYLKDC, from the coding sequence ATGCAAGAAGTAGGTACTATATATGCACTATTTGTTTCACAAGAAGGACTTTCTAAGCCTATAACAAAAGCAGATATACTTCTTAAAAAACAAGGTATCCTCGAAGACAAGCACTATGGTAGTATACCCGAACGTACTGTACTTATTGCTTCACTTGAGAGTTACAAGATAGTAAAAAATAAAACAGGCATAGAGATGACTCATGGCTACCTTGGAGAAAATATTCTTATAGATTACAATCCTTATCACCTTCTTTCTGGAACACAACTTCATATTGGAACAGTTGTTTTAGAGATTTCTAAAAATTGTACCCTATGCAACCATCTGGCAGCATTAGACAAGCGTATTCCAAAACTATTGAAAAAAGACCGAGGTATTTTTGCCAAAGTAGTAGAAGAAGGGAGTATAAAAATAGGAGACAAGGTCTACTTAAAAGATTGTTGA
- a CDS encoding thiosulfate oxidation carrier protein SoxY — protein MNRRNFIGFGVLAMATLPVAASAATSIDFRKVKPDTWTAKTVEDAIKALYGEIKPKESGVKVKAPKVASNGGAVPITIKTDIPAKTVALFQNMDPESTVAVWNIPENAVINYSVKIKLKATDENGGNGVVTVIVEGKDGKFYKGTVALKVAKGGCEG, from the coding sequence ATGAACAGAAGAAACTTTATCGGTTTTGGTGTATTAGCAATGGCGACATTGCCTGTAGCAGCCAGTGCAGCTACCAGTATCGATTTTAGAAAAGTGAAGCCTGATACATGGACAGCAAAAACAGTTGAAGATGCAATTAAGGCACTTTATGGTGAGATTAAACCTAAAGAGAGTGGTGTCAAAGTAAAAGCACCAAAAGTTGCAAGTAATGGTGGAGCCGTGCCTATTACTATCAAAACAGATATTCCTGCAAAAACAGTGGCACTTTTCCAAAATATGGATCCTGAAAGTACAGTTGCTGTATGGAATATCCCTGAAAATGCAGTAATTAACTACAGTGTTAAGATCAAGCTCAAGGCAACTGATGAGAATGGTGGTAATGGTGTGGTTACAGTAATTGTAGAAGGCAAAGACGGTAAGTTTTACAAGGGTACGGTTGCACTCAAGGTTGCAAAAGGTGGGTGTGAAGGCTAA
- the rpsG gene encoding 30S ribosomal protein S7: MRRRKAPVRPVLPDPVYGSKVLTKFINTIMLDGKKSVAQKVVYSALERIESKTGEKAIDVFNKAMDNVKPVMEVKSRRVGGATYQVPIEVRPVRQQSLGIRWIVDAARKRNERTMMERLSSELMDAATEKGAAFKKKEDTYKMAEANKAFAHYRW, from the coding sequence ATGAGAAGAAGAAAAGCTCCCGTCAGACCAGTATTGCCAGATCCAGTATATGGCTCCAAGGTATTGACAAAGTTTATTAATACCATTATGCTTGATGGTAAAAAAAGTGTTGCGCAAAAGGTTGTCTATTCTGCGCTTGAGAGAATTGAATCAAAAACAGGTGAAAAAGCAATTGATGTGTTTAATAAAGCAATGGACAATGTTAAGCCTGTTATGGAAGTTAAAAGTAGACGGGTTGGTGGTGCAACCTATCAAGTGCCTATTGAAGTTAGACCTGTCAGGCAACAATCTTTAGGAATTAGATGGATTGTTGATGCCGCAAGAAAGAGAAACGAGAGAACCATGATGGAGCGTCTTTCAAGTGAGCTCATGGATGCAGCAACAGAAAAAGGTGCAGCATTCAAGAAGAAAGAGGATACATATAAAATGGCAGAAGCAAATAAAGCATTTGCTCATTATAGATGGTAA
- the soxC gene encoding sulfite dehydrogenase → MTKISKASEAEIVESGRRDFFKKSAAFSVSAMAAASVMAPVKINAGGHMEKFKGDPAILEEKPWGTKFGYPVTHNLYGQPSPYEHNVTRRNTKLLSSGNWYASIAMCPLQDLEGIITPNGLFFSRCHGGVAEIDPNEHRLMIHGLVEKTLVLTMDELKRYPSVSRIHFIECPANGGPEWRGPQFPSLQFAKGMMSCAEWTGVYIKDILKDLGLKPNARWMLAEGADNAHMGRTVPIDKVLDDAMIVWAQNGEALRPEQGYPIRLLVPGWEGNLCVKWLCRLEFASEPYYAKEETAKYTALTSSGKAIHHFYANEVNSIITSPCPEKPWTDLKKGDIVEIEGLAWSGMGTVEGVDITFDGGKNWVEASLKGLVLPKAWTRFSFVYKWNGKPIILGSRARDDAGHIQPTVKHEREVVGVESVYHRNGIHTWEVTGKGEVNNVQVLS, encoded by the coding sequence ATGACTAAAATAAGTAAAGCTTCTGAAGCTGAAATAGTAGAGTCAGGCAGAAGAGACTTTTTTAAAAAGTCAGCAGCATTTTCAGTTAGTGCAATGGCTGCAGCAAGTGTTATGGCACCTGTTAAGATTAATGCAGGAGGTCATATGGAGAAATTCAAGGGTGATCCCGCAATCCTCGAGGAAAAACCATGGGGAACAAAATTTGGCTACCCCGTTACACATAATCTATATGGTCAGCCGTCACCTTATGAGCATAATGTAACAAGAAGAAATACCAAGCTTCTCTCTTCAGGAAACTGGTATGCCTCTATTGCAATGTGCCCACTTCAGGATTTAGAAGGAATCATTACGCCTAATGGACTCTTTTTTAGCCGTTGTCATGGTGGTGTAGCAGAGATTGATCCAAATGAACACAGATTGATGATTCATGGACTTGTTGAAAAGACACTAGTATTGACTATGGACGAGCTAAAGCGTTATCCAAGCGTAAGTCGTATTCATTTTATTGAGTGTCCTGCTAATGGAGGACCAGAGTGGAGAGGACCACAATTCCCATCATTACAATTTGCTAAAGGGATGATGAGTTGTGCAGAGTGGACCGGTGTATACATTAAAGATATTCTTAAAGATCTTGGTCTTAAGCCAAATGCAAGATGGATGCTTGCTGAAGGCGCTGATAATGCACATATGGGAAGAACCGTACCTATTGATAAAGTCCTTGATGATGCAATGATTGTGTGGGCACAGAATGGTGAGGCACTTCGACCTGAACAGGGGTATCCAATTAGACTGCTTGTTCCAGGCTGGGAAGGAAACCTTTGTGTCAAATGGCTCTGTCGTCTTGAGTTTGCATCTGAGCCATACTATGCAAAAGAAGAGACAGCAAAATATACAGCACTTACATCAAGTGGTAAAGCAATTCACCACTTCTATGCAAATGAGGTTAACTCCATCATTACCTCTCCTTGTCCTGAAAAACCTTGGACAGACCTTAAAAAAGGTGATATTGTAGAGATAGAAGGTCTTGCATGGTCTGGTATGGGTACAGTTGAAGGTGTAGATATTACCTTTGATGGAGGTAAGAATTGGGTCGAAGCAAGCCTTAAAGGTTTGGTATTGCCAAAAGCATGGACGAGATTTAGCTTTGTGTATAAGTGGAATGGAAAACCTATCATTCTTGGAAGTCGTGCAAGAGATGATGCAGGACATATTCAGCCAACCGTTAAACATGAAAGAGAAGTTGTAGGGGTTGAATCAGTATATCATAGAAATGGTATTCATACATGGGAAGTAACAGGAAAAGGGGAGGTGAACAATGTTCAGGTTTTATCGTAA
- the fusA gene encoding elongation factor G has protein sequence MSRSHKLEDVRNIGIAAHIDAGKTTTTERILFYTGVEHKIGEVHDGAATMDWMEQEQERGITITSAATTCEWRSKQINIIDTPGHVDFTIEVERSMRVLDGAVSVFCAVGGVQPQSETVWRQRNRYGVPSIVFVNKMDRTGADFFEVERQIRDRLKGNPVPFQLPIGAEENFEGVIDLVKMKEVVWDADAEMGSAYHEQDIREALQEISEEYREKMIEEISSVDGNEELMEKYMEGEELTSEEIMKGLKDATINMHIVPMTCGTAFKNKGVQTLLDAVVDYLPSPVEAPPIKGTLMDDPDTEVTVESVDNGEFASLAFKIMTDPFVGQLTFIRVYRGSLKSGSYVLNSTKEKKERVGRIMKMHAIKREEVSEIYAGEIGAVVGLKNTTTGDTLCSEKDKVVLERMDFPDPVISVAVEPKTKADQEKMGIALGKLAAEDPSFRVSTDEESGQTIISGMGELHLEIIVDRMKREFKVEAEVGAPQVAYRETIRKAVNKEYKYAKQSGGRGQYGHVFLKIEPLEPGSGYEFVDEIKGGVIPKEFINPVGKGVQEAMQRGIQAGYPVEDVKVTLYDGSYHDVDSSEMAFKLAGSMGFREGAREANPVILEPMMKVEVEVPEEFMGDVIGDVAKRRGNVTGMDERAGNKIVNAFVPLSEMFGYSTDLRSMTQGRATYAMEFDHYEEVPANVAKEIIEKRNS, from the coding sequence ATGTCGAGAAGTCATAAACTTGAAGATGTAAGAAATATTGGTATTGCTGCACATATTGATGCAGGTAAGACAACAACAACAGAGAGAATCCTTTTCTATACAGGCGTTGAGCACAAAATTGGTGAAGTTCACGATGGTGCAGCAACAATGGATTGGATGGAGCAGGAGCAAGAACGTGGTATTACCATTACTTCTGCAGCAACTACATGTGAGTGGAGAAGTAAACAGATTAATATTATTGATACTCCAGGTCACGTTGACTTTACTATTGAAGTTGAGCGTTCCATGAGAGTTCTTGATGGTGCTGTTTCTGTATTTTGTGCAGTAGGTGGGGTTCAGCCACAGTCTGAAACAGTTTGGAGACAGAGAAACCGTTATGGTGTTCCCTCCATTGTCTTTGTTAATAAAATGGATAGAACTGGTGCAGATTTCTTTGAAGTAGAAAGACAAATTCGTGATAGGCTCAAAGGAAATCCAGTACCATTTCAACTTCCTATTGGTGCGGAAGAGAATTTTGAAGGTGTCATTGACCTCGTTAAAATGAAAGAGGTTGTATGGGATGCTGATGCCGAAATGGGTTCAGCGTATCATGAGCAGGATATTCGTGAAGCACTTCAAGAGATTTCTGAAGAGTATAGAGAGAAGATGATCGAAGAGATTTCTTCTGTCGATGGCAACGAAGAGCTAATGGAAAAGTATATGGAAGGCGAAGAGCTGACTTCAGAAGAGATTATGAAGGGCCTTAAAGATGCAACTATCAACATGCATATTGTTCCAATGACATGTGGTACAGCATTTAAGAATAAAGGTGTTCAAACACTGCTTGATGCAGTCGTTGATTATCTACCATCTCCTGTAGAGGCACCACCAATCAAAGGTACACTAATGGATGATCCTGATACAGAGGTAACTGTTGAGTCTGTTGATAATGGTGAGTTCGCATCGTTAGCATTTAAGATTATGACTGACCCATTTGTTGGACAACTGACATTTATTCGTGTCTATAGGGGATCTTTGAAGTCTGGCTCTTATGTACTTAACTCTACAAAAGAGAAGAAAGAGCGTGTTGGTCGTATTATGAAGATGCATGCGATCAAAAGAGAAGAGGTTTCTGAGATTTATGCGGGTGAAATTGGTGCGGTTGTTGGTCTAAAAAATACAACTACCGGTGATACACTTTGTTCAGAAAAAGATAAAGTAGTACTTGAGAGAATGGATTTTCCAGATCCGGTTATTTCTGTTGCAGTTGAGCCTAAAACGAAAGCAGATCAAGAAAAAATGGGTATTGCTTTAGGAAAATTAGCTGCAGAGGATCCTTCTTTCCGTGTTTCTACAGATGAAGAGTCTGGTCAGACAATTATCTCTGGTATGGGCGAACTTCATCTTGAAATTATTGTTGATCGTATGAAGCGTGAATTTAAAGTGGAAGCAGAAGTGGGTGCACCACAAGTTGCTTATCGTGAAACAATCCGCAAAGCAGTTAATAAAGAATATAAATACGCCAAGCAGTCTGGCGGTCGTGGACAATATGGTCATGTTTTCCTTAAAATTGAGCCACTTGAGCCCGGTAGTGGGTATGAATTTGTTGATGAGATTAAAGGTGGGGTTATTCCTAAAGAATTCATTAATCCAGTTGGAAAGGGTGTTCAAGAAGCAATGCAAAGAGGTATTCAAGCCGGTTACCCTGTAGAAGATGTCAAAGTAACACTTTACGATGGCTCTTATCACGATGTTGACTCTTCAGAGATGGCATTTAAGCTTGCAGGCTCTATGGGATTCCGTGAAGGTGCAAGAGAGGCCAATCCAGTTATCCTTGAACCTATGATGAAAGTTGAAGTTGAAGTACCTGAAGAGTTTATGGGTGATGTTATTGGTGATGTAGCAAAGCGTAGAGGGAATGTAACCGGTATGGATGAGAGAGCAGGAAATAAGATTGTTAATGCGTTTGTGCCTCTTTCTGAAATGTTTGGATACTCTACAGACCTACGTTCTATGACCCAAGGACGCGCAACATATGCAATGGAGTTTGACCATTATGAAGAGGTTCCGGCAAATGTTGCTAAAGAAATTATTGAAAAGAGAAATAGCTAA
- the rpsL gene encoding 30S ribosomal protein S12, whose translation MPTINQLIRKERKKVIKKSKSPALESCPQRRGVCTRVYTTTPKKPNSALRKVAKVRLTSGYEVISYIGGEGHNLQEHSIVLVRGGRVKDLPGVKYHIVRGALDASGVANRKVARSKYGTKRPK comes from the coding sequence TTGCCAACTATTAACCAGTTGATTCGTAAAGAACGTAAAAAGGTGATTAAGAAGTCTAAATCACCAGCACTTGAGAGTTGTCCTCAAAGAAGAGGAGTGTGTACAAGGGTGTATACAACAACTCCTAAAAAACCGAACTCTGCTTTGAGAAAAGTAGCAAAAGTAAGACTTACATCAGGATATGAGGTAATTTCATATATTGGTGGTGAGGGTCACAACCTTCAGGAGCACTCTATTGTCCTTGTACGTGGTGGTAGGGTTAAAGACCTTCCAGGGGTAAAATATCACATTGTTCGTGGTGCACTTGATGCCTCAGGTGTTGCAAATAGAAAAGTTGCAAGATCCAAATACGGTACCAAAAGACCTAAGTAA
- a CDS encoding DUF3373 domain-containing protein: MKKIIGLSLIAATTIAFASTANDIASLKKEIVKLKKKVSKVNAQTANDNIKWGADFRTSIDSINYKMANGQERSKNDLMSSRLWLNMAYTPDNHSIFKGQLSTNKAFGANFYNSSPTNQFGFNGGMSSFDWIGNEALGDTAVRVRQAYWLYLGDKAFGLNMPWTFSVGRRPSTNGFLANLRDDDMAQSPLGHNINVEFDGLSSKLDLSSVTGIPGMSIKLCMGQGSTNITPMFNNTGTWNNNDNQGLKDIKLGGFIFEPYNDGQIVTKATWFRAYDLPEANIGYISPFQLETNIAKPYGATSMTQVGDMTGAAFSVMVDGLTEDGYFSDTKVFASVACSKTLPNGASATQQGVSTNTYNQVPGMLGSTESKTGTSWWIGTQLPVMERGKFGFEYNHGSQYWRPFTYGEDTMIGSKLAARGNAWETYFTYQITDALSAQMRYTKIDYDYTGSNGFFGSNTGNAMKISDLKAYAARFKQALRAGSLRPGTAQYDQAMGLIGLEQTTVSSASDFRFYIRYRF; encoded by the coding sequence ATGAAGAAAATTATTGGGCTATCTCTTATTGCAGCAACAACAATAGCTTTTGCATCTACTGCGAATGATATTGCAAGTCTCAAAAAAGAGATTGTAAAACTTAAAAAGAAAGTGAGCAAGGTAAATGCTCAGACAGCAAATGATAATATTAAGTGGGGCGCTGACTTTAGAACCTCTATTGACAGTATTAACTACAAGATGGCAAATGGACAGGAGCGTAGTAAAAATGACCTTATGTCTTCAAGACTTTGGCTTAATATGGCGTATACCCCTGATAATCACAGTATTTTTAAGGGGCAGCTCTCTACAAACAAGGCATTTGGTGCAAATTTCTATAATAGCTCACCTACAAATCAGTTTGGTTTTAATGGAGGGATGTCTAGCTTTGATTGGATTGGCAATGAAGCACTTGGAGATACAGCTGTTAGAGTAAGACAAGCTTATTGGCTATATTTGGGAGATAAAGCTTTTGGTCTCAATATGCCGTGGACCTTTTCAGTGGGTAGAAGACCCTCCACAAATGGTTTCCTTGCAAATCTTAGAGATGATGATATGGCACAATCTCCACTTGGACACAATATCAATGTTGAATTTGATGGTTTGAGCTCAAAACTTGATCTTTCAAGTGTTACTGGTATTCCCGGTATGAGTATAAAGTTGTGTATGGGGCAGGGATCAACAAACATTACCCCAATGTTTAATAATACGGGTACTTGGAACAATAATGATAATCAAGGCCTAAAAGATATTAAACTGGGTGGGTTTATTTTTGAACCATACAATGATGGGCAAATTGTTACAAAAGCTACATGGTTTAGGGCTTATGATCTTCCAGAGGCTAATATTGGTTATATTTCACCTTTTCAACTTGAAACTAATATAGCAAAGCCATATGGTGCTACAAGTATGACACAAGTGGGCGATATGACGGGTGCAGCATTTTCTGTAATGGTTGATGGCTTGACTGAAGATGGTTACTTCTCGGATACAAAAGTATTTGCATCAGTTGCATGCTCTAAAACCCTTCCAAATGGAGCATCTGCTACACAACAGGGCGTTAGCACTAACACATATAACCAAGTACCTGGAATGCTAGGATCTACAGAATCAAAAACTGGTACTTCATGGTGGATTGGTACACAGTTACCTGTAATGGAAAGAGGGAAATTTGGATTTGAGTATAACCATGGCTCACAGTATTGGAGACCATTTACGTATGGTGAAGATACTATGATTGGTTCTAAGCTGGCGGCACGTGGTAACGCATGGGAGACATATTTTACATATCAAATCACAGATGCACTTTCTGCTCAAATGAGATATACAAAAATAGATTATGACTATACTGGCAGTAATGGATTCTTTGGTAGCAATACAGGAAATGCTATGAAAATTAGTGACCTAAAAGCATACGCAGCCAGATTTAAACAAGCGCTTAGAGCAGGATCATTAAGACCTGGTACTGCTCAATATGATCAAGCAATGGGGCTTATTGGTCTTGAACAGACAACTGTTTCATCTGCAAGTGACTTTAGATTTTATATTCGCTATAGATTTTAA
- the prfA gene encoding peptide chain release factor 1, with the protein MFKEKLQPFIDRYNEISKLLSSPDIGSDIGKMTELNKEQSGLNELVEKAKYYLETAKTIEENKELQGDPDLGDLAKEELCELEPLLPKLEEEIKILMIPKDKNDEKNIFLELRAGAGGDESALFVADIFRMYSRYAEQKYWKVEIVSTSDGTAGGYKELIAQIKGKGVYSRLKYEAGTHRVQRVPDTETQGRVHTSAITVAIIPEVDDIEIDIKPNEIKMDVYRSSGCGGQSVNTTDSAVRLTHIPTGIVVAIQDEKSQHKNKDKAMKVLKARVYEAELQKQLNETAGQRKLQVGSGDRSEKIRTYNYPQNRLTDHRISLTLYALDDIVNNGNLDLVIDPLIAHAKTEAIKEAGL; encoded by the coding sequence ATGTTTAAAGAAAAACTTCAACCTTTTATAGACAGATATAACGAGATTAGCAAACTGCTTAGTTCACCAGATATTGGTTCAGATATTGGTAAAATGACAGAACTCAACAAAGAACAGTCTGGACTAAATGAACTAGTTGAAAAGGCAAAATACTATCTTGAAACTGCCAAAACCATTGAAGAGAATAAAGAGCTACAAGGAGACCCTGATCTTGGAGATTTGGCAAAAGAAGAGTTGTGTGAACTTGAACCTTTACTGCCTAAACTTGAAGAGGAAATTAAAATTCTTATGATCCCAAAAGACAAGAATGATGAAAAAAATATCTTTCTTGAGCTTCGTGCTGGTGCTGGTGGAGATGAAAGTGCTCTTTTTGTTGCTGATATATTCCGTATGTACTCGCGTTATGCAGAACAAAAATACTGGAAAGTCGAAATTGTTAGCACTAGCGATGGTACAGCCGGTGGATACAAGGAACTCATTGCTCAAATTAAGGGTAAAGGTGTATATTCTAGGCTTAAGTACGAAGCAGGTACCCATCGTGTCCAACGTGTGCCTGATACTGAAACACAAGGACGAGTACATACTTCTGCTATTACCGTTGCCATTATTCCTGAAGTTGATGATATAGAAATTGATATCAAGCCAAATGAGATTAAGATGGATGTTTATCGCTCTAGTGGTTGTGGAGGACAGTCAGTTAACACTACCGACTCTGCCGTTCGTTTAACACACATTCCTACTGGTATTGTTGTTGCAATTCAAGATGAAAAATCTCAACATAAGAATAAAGACAAGGCAATGAAAGTACTCAAAGCACGTGTCTATGAAGCAGAGCTTCAAAAGCAACTCAACGAAACTGCAGGACAACGCAAACTTCAGGTTGGCTCAGGAGACCGATCAGAAAAGATTCGTACCTACAACTATCCACAGAATCGTTTGACAGATCACCGAATTAGTCTAACCCTCTATGCCCTTGATGATATTGTCAATAATGGCAATCTTGACCTTGTGATTGATCCACTTATTGCACATGCCAAAACAGAAGCAATTAAAGAGGCAGGACTCTAA